A stretch of the Caldisericaceae bacterium genome encodes the following:
- a CDS encoding iron ABC transporter permease, which yields MEKFLSSQNRKFYLVLVVSVIFNIVFILLSMSLGRYKIDIKNILFFKNLTSIDRAVLIDVRLPRIMAAILYGATLSQTGAVYQGMFNNPLVSSYILGVSSGAGFGAALGILLSSNIFLIEGLAFIFGIIAVILTLTISRAKSESISLVLSGFVVGSLFQSFTSFLKYVADPYTKLPSIVFWLMGSLSQITLKDIVIIAPILVLLLVVLALFGWKLNILSFGDEEAISLGENPRLLKRVLIFITTLQSALVVSFAGVIGWVGLIIPHTVRFLVGYDNSKVLVLSIFFGSGFLLLIDTLSRIVFPVEIPIGILTGIIGAPFFFVLIRRRHN from the coding sequence ATGGAAAAGTTTTTATCTTCGCAAAATAGAAAGTTTTATCTTGTGTTAGTAGTTTCAGTCATTTTTAACATTGTCTTTATTTTACTTTCAATGAGTTTGGGTAGATACAAGATTGATATCAAAAACATTCTATTTTTTAAGAATCTTACTTCTATTGATAGAGCGGTGCTAATAGATGTAAGATTACCGCGTATTATGGCAGCTATTTTATATGGTGCTACCCTATCTCAAACAGGTGCAGTTTACCAAGGTATGTTCAATAATCCCCTTGTCTCATCTTATATACTTGGCGTTTCATCTGGTGCAGGTTTTGGTGCAGCGCTTGGAATACTCCTCTCATCAAATATTTTTTTAATTGAAGGGCTTGCCTTTATTTTTGGTATTATTGCAGTTATTTTAACTCTTACAATTTCAAGAGCAAAGAGTGAAAGTATCTCTTTAGTGCTTTCGGGTTTTGTTGTTGGTAGTTTATTCCAATCGTTTACTTCTTTTTTAAAGTATGTAGCAGACCCTTATACAAAACTTCCTTCAATAGTGTTTTGGTTAATGGGTAGTCTATCACAGATTACACTTAAAGATATTGTTATTATTGCTCCAATTTTAGTTTTACTCTTAGTTGTTTTAGCCTTATTTGGTTGGAAATTAAACATTTTATCTTTTGGAGATGAAGAAGCAATCTCTCTTGGAGAAAACCCCCGACTTCTAAAGAGAGTCCTTATATTTATAACTACTCTTCAATCTGCACTTGTTGTTTCTTTTGCAGGAGTTATCGGTTGGGTCGGGCTTATAATTCCCCACACAGTGAGATTCCTTGTAGGTTATGACAATAGTAAAGTTTTAGTTCTTTCGATATTCTTTGGAAGTGGATTTTTACTTCTCATTGATACTCTTTCAAGAATAGTTTTCCCAGTAGAGATTCCTATTGGAATTTTAACTGGTATAATCGGTGCACCTTTCTTTTTTGTGCTTATAAGAAGAAGGCACAATTAA
- a CDS encoding DMT family transporter codes for MENKSKVLLVLTIGVFAIGVSSILIRLTDAPPIVIATYRVSISSLIIAPIYFTYKNKFRLKEIAKFIHISIFLAAHFTLWITSLKYTTVASSTVLVTTNPIFVPIFSYIFFKERIKKKLILGIVIAISGSFLIALSSKNAIGKGSLLGNVLALLGAVAYSLYFTFGKRVREKAELIPYIFFTYLLTSLLLILVSLITKENLFNYSRYTYLMFFLVALIPQVIGHTAYNYSLRYLDPSFIAVTILGEPVIATIGAFFILKEVPTVFEITGAILILIGIYISVLVEQQNSV; via the coding sequence ATGGAAAATAAGTCAAAAGTATTGCTGGTGCTTACGATTGGAGTTTTTGCAATTGGTGTTTCCTCAATTCTTATTAGATTAACCGATGCTCCACCAATTGTAATTGCAACTTATAGAGTTTCTATTAGTAGTCTTATAATTGCTCCAATCTATTTTACATACAAAAACAAGTTTCGCTTAAAAGAGATTGCAAAATTCATTCATATTTCCATATTTTTGGCAGCGCATTTTACTTTGTGGATTACCTCGCTTAAATATACAACAGTTGCAAGTTCTACTGTGCTTGTAACAACAAACCCAATTTTTGTGCCTATATTCTCTTACATTTTCTTCAAAGAACGGATTAAAAAGAAACTCATTTTAGGTATTGTAATTGCAATATCTGGAAGTTTTCTTATTGCACTTTCTTCAAAAAATGCTATAGGTAAAGGTAGCCTTTTGGGTAACGTCCTTGCCTTGCTTGGTGCAGTCGCATACTCTCTTTATTTTACATTTGGAAAAAGGGTAAGAGAAAAAGCTGAACTTATCCCTTATATTTTTTTCACATACTTATTGACTTCTTTACTCCTTATTTTAGTTTCCTTAATTACAAAAGAAAACCTTTTTAATTATTCAAGATATACTTACTTAATGTTTTTTCTTGTAGCCTTAATTCCACAAGTTATTGGACATACAGCATATAATTATTCTTTAAGGTATCTTGATCCATCTTTTATTGCTGTAACTATTCTTGGAGAGCCTGTTATTGCAACAATTGGTGCCTTTTTTATTCTTAAAGAAGTGCCAACTGTGTTTGAGATAACTGGTGCAATACTTATTTTGATAGGTATATACATTTCGGTATTGGTAGAACAGCAAAACTCGGTGTAA
- a CDS encoding nucleoside-triphosphatase: protein MKMLHDLPEVKIAITGPIGIGKSTIVNTLLTYLGEKPLGFRTLPVIKNDTLHSFEIVNLYTFERASIGVFEENFVIKPVTASFETIGVNALNVALEKGKVILMDELGFLEKDATNFKNKVFEVLKSKKFVLYVVKEELNEFLKEALSIADLVFQVSKENRNSLAKKILEEIWVYTRIS from the coding sequence ATGAAAATGCTACATGACCTACCAGAAGTTAAAATTGCTATTACAGGCCCAATAGGAATTGGAAAATCAACTATTGTAAATACACTTCTAACATACCTTGGTGAAAAACCTCTTGGCTTTAGAACACTTCCTGTAATAAAAAACGATACTTTGCATTCTTTTGAAATCGTTAATCTATACACCTTCGAAAGAGCATCGATAGGTGTCTTTGAGGAAAATTTTGTTATAAAGCCTGTTACCGCCTCGTTTGAAACAATTGGTGTAAATGCCTTAAACGTTGCATTAGAAAAAGGTAAAGTTATCTTAATGGATGAGTTAGGTTTTCTTGAGAAAGACGCAACCAACTTTAAAAACAAGGTTTTTGAGGTATTAAAAAGCAAGAAATTTGTGCTTTATGTTGTTAAAGAGGAACTAAACGAATTTTTGAAAGAAGCTTTATCTATAGCAGACTTAGTTTTTCAAGTATCTAAAGAAAATAGGAATTCTTTAGCTAAAAAAATTTTGGAGGAGATATGGGTTTATACGAGGATCTCGTAG
- a CDS encoding DUF364 domain-containing protein, translating to MGLYEDLVESVKDFSDEKILDVRLSNVWTAVKTKNVGLSLAYSSFYDEVEDAGYLISKSAKEILNYLYTFNLTKVSIGLATLNSLIPFKDSYEIFNILDYIESIAYGKKVVFVGHFCGLDKIRTKAKELIVLERNPKEGDTIDTAFYYLIPEADILAITGSTLANKSIEALLSVKRNARTIVFGPSTPPSEVLFDYGVDVVGASYVKDNDFVINAVSQGGKLHNFKKFLDYVVLRKQKF from the coding sequence ATGGGTTTATACGAGGATCTCGTAGAAAGCGTTAAAGATTTTAGTGATGAAAAAATTTTAGATGTAAGACTTTCTAATGTATGGACTGCAGTAAAAACAAAAAATGTTGGCTTATCACTTGCCTATTCCTCTTTTTACGATGAAGTTGAAGATGCAGGTTATTTAATTAGTAAAAGTGCAAAAGAGATACTAAACTACCTTTACACTTTTAATCTTACAAAAGTTTCTATTGGACTTGCGACTCTTAACTCTTTAATTCCCTTTAAGGATTCATACGAAATATTTAACATCCTTGATTATATTGAAAGTATTGCTTACGGTAAGAAGGTGGTTTTTGTAGGTCATTTCTGTGGCCTTGATAAGATACGCACAAAAGCAAAAGAATTAATCGTTCTTGAAAGAAACCCAAAAGAGGGAGACACAATTGATACTGCATTTTACTATTTAATTCCAGAAGCAGACATACTTGCAATTACTGGCTCAACTCTTGCAAACAAAAGCATTGAAGCCTTATTATCAGTTAAAAGGAATGCACGTACGATAGTATTTGGGCCATCTACTCCTCCAAGTGAAGTTCTCTTCGATTATGGGGTAGATGTTGTTGGTGCCTCTTATGTTAAAGACAATGATTTTGTAATTAACGCAGTCTCACAGGGAGGAAAACTGCATAACTTTAAGAAGTTCCTCGATTATGTTGTTTTAAGGAAACAAAAATTTTAA
- a CDS encoding ABC transporter substrate-binding protein, whose protein sequence is MKKILSMFLIVVFLLVSVPTNQVNASSYVPVATFVFTENSNKFNVDNIAKLLYGETFTQNNTLFVPLRNVIEEVGGSISWNGKEKSISIILNDLNVNLKVNSNYAYINKKEVKILPLILKNGRSFISLKDLANLLNGTVLNEFSIEIQKQLVEVFDTTGRKIKVPVKINKIVSLNPMVTLFVFPLKMQDKLIAIPTSAKVINKTNFEKVFPNLSKLKDGSNFKNPNVETILSLKPDIVISSSGTPVQKLEEVGIPIALLSIEDTRTMLKSIQFLGTILGKTKEATDTLIYLDSKLAFIKSKTDSIQKKKTVYFALGRLTQSAGASLMQNDMIERASGISVTKDIKGGKIDVSIEQILSFNPDYIILAPYSTDSVESIFSNSVLRGVNAVKNKNVYKMPQFLGSYDLPEPEVVLGIMWLSNVLYGNSVNFDMKKEAKEFYSKIFNYNLTDADLNYIFP, encoded by the coding sequence ATGAAAAAAATACTTTCAATGTTTTTGATTGTTGTGTTTTTGCTTGTAAGTGTACCTACCAATCAAGTTAATGCATCTAGCTATGTTCCAGTTGCAACCTTCGTTTTCACTGAAAATTCAAATAAGTTCAATGTGGATAACATAGCAAAATTACTCTACGGAGAAACTTTTACGCAAAACAACACCCTTTTTGTGCCTCTAAGAAATGTTATTGAGGAGGTAGGCGGTTCAATCTCTTGGAACGGAAAAGAAAAATCTATATCAATCATTTTAAATGATCTTAATGTAAATCTTAAAGTAAACTCTAATTATGCCTATATTAATAAAAAAGAAGTTAAAATTTTACCTTTGATCCTTAAAAATGGTAGGAGTTTTATCTCTCTTAAGGATTTAGCAAACCTTCTAAACGGAACTGTTTTAAATGAGTTTTCTATCGAGATTCAAAAGCAACTTGTGGAAGTTTTTGATACAACAGGTCGTAAAATAAAAGTGCCAGTTAAAATAAACAAAATTGTTTCTCTTAACCCCATGGTAACCCTCTTTGTTTTCCCATTAAAGATGCAAGACAAGCTCATTGCAATACCAACTTCAGCAAAAGTAATCAATAAAACAAACTTTGAGAAAGTTTTTCCTAATTTATCAAAGTTAAAAGATGGAAGTAATTTTAAAAATCCTAACGTTGAGACAATTCTTTCTTTAAAGCCTGATATCGTTATCTCTTCTTCGGGGACTCCAGTTCAAAAGTTAGAAGAAGTAGGTATTCCTATTGCGCTTCTATCTATTGAAGATACTCGCACTATGCTTAAATCAATTCAATTTCTTGGCACAATTTTAGGTAAGACAAAAGAAGCAACCGATACATTGATTTATCTTGACTCAAAACTTGCTTTCATCAAATCTAAAACAGATTCAATTCAAAAGAAAAAAACTGTTTATTTTGCATTAGGACGTTTAACGCAATCGGCAGGCGCATCTCTTATGCAGAATGATATGATAGAGAGAGCTTCAGGTATAAGTGTAACTAAAGATATTAAAGGTGGTAAAATTGACGTTTCAATAGAACAGATCCTTTCGTTTAATCCTGACTATATTATTCTTGCTCCTTATTCAACTGATTCTGTTGAAAGCATCTTTTCAAATAGTGTTTTAAGAGGTGTTAATGCGGTAAAAAACAAAAATGTCTACAAGATGCCGCAGTTTTTAGGCTCTTACGATCTTCCAGAGCCTGAAGTTGTCCTTGGTATTATGTGGCTCTCAAATGTGCTTTATGGGAACAGTGTAAATTTTGACATGAAAAAAGAAGCAAAGGAGTTTTATAGTAAGATTTTTAATTACAATTTAACCGATGCCGATTTAAATTACATTTTCCCGTAA
- a CDS encoding ABC transporter ATP-binding protein — MIKISNLQFGYFDTEVLKGLDIEVKEDEILVLLGPNGSGKTTLLKILSKILKPKFGEVSILGKDINKYFISELARIVASVPQIHKQTFPYTVLDIVLSGRNPQLETLIPSKKDLEIALTVLEELSILHLKERPYTNISGGELRLVLIARALAQEAKILLLDEPTAFLDFKNSNLILNKIMELRDKRHITFIITLHDPNEALHIGDRVALLKKGEIVGIGEPSEVINEENLRKVYGIDVERVEIDGKVFIFAK, encoded by the coding sequence ATGATAAAAATTTCTAATCTACAGTTTGGATATTTTGATACAGAAGTACTCAAAGGTCTAGATATAGAGGTAAAGGAGGATGAGATTCTCGTCCTCCTTGGACCTAATGGAAGTGGTAAAACAACACTACTTAAAATACTTTCTAAGATACTAAAGCCTAAATTTGGCGAAGTTAGCATACTTGGTAAAGACATTAATAAATACTTTATTTCTGAACTTGCCCGTATTGTTGCATCGGTTCCGCAGATTCACAAGCAGACTTTTCCTTACACCGTTCTTGATATAGTGCTTTCGGGAAGAAATCCACAACTTGAAACTCTCATACCAAGTAAAAAAGATTTAGAGATTGCTTTAACAGTTTTAGAAGAACTTTCGATACTCCATCTTAAAGAAAGACCTTACACAAACATTTCAGGTGGAGAACTGAGGCTTGTGCTTATAGCAAGAGCCTTAGCGCAGGAAGCAAAAATTTTACTTCTTGATGAACCAACTGCCTTTCTTGATTTTAAAAACAGCAATCTCATTTTAAATAAAATCATGGAGCTAAGAGACAAAAGACACATTACTTTCATAATTACACTTCACGATCCAAACGAAGCACTCCATATAGGCGATAGAGTTGCCCTTCTAAAAAAAGGAGAGATTGTAGGTATTGGTGAGCCTTCCGAAGTGATTAACGAAGAAAACCTAAGAAAAGTTTATGGTATTGATGTAGAAAGAGTAGAAATTGATGGAAAAGTTTTTATCTTCGCAAAATAG
- a CDS encoding MoaD family protein encodes MANVKIKVYTVKRETFENESIEVEGETLIEAIKNFIKIYPQLREELLENDQKIKSDYVFLVNGRNVEVLEKENTKLKDGDKISIFPPITGG; translated from the coding sequence ATGGCAAACGTAAAAATAAAAGTATACACCGTAAAAAGAGAAACTTTCGAAAACGAATCCATTGAAGTTGAAGGCGAAACTCTCATTGAAGCAATTAAAAATTTTATTAAAATCTATCCGCAATTAAGAGAAGAACTCCTTGAAAACGACCAAAAAATAAAAAGTGATTACGTATTCCTTGTAAATGGAAGAAACGTTGAAGTTTTAGAAAAAGAAAATACCAAACTCAAAGACGGGGATAAAATTTCCATATTTCCTCCTATAACAGGTGGATAA